The genomic DNA CGTCTCCAGATGGAGACCGATCGGCGAATGCAACCGTGCCAGTGCTGGGCTCGCCACTCCCGCTTCGCGCAGCGCGGCGCGGCGGTCGCGGTCGCTGCGCCGCGAGCCCATCGCCCCGACGTAGGCCACGTCGAGGTCGAGTGCGACGGCCAGGGTGGGGATGTCGACCTTCGGGTCGTGGCTGAGGACGCAGATCATGCTCCGGGTGTCGAACTCACCGGTGGCGGCCGCTTCGGTGAGAAATCGGTGCGGCCAGGCCCGAACCACCTCGGCGCCGGGAAACGATGTCTGGTCGGCGAAGGACGGACGGGGGTCGCAGACGGTAATGCGCAGTCCCAAGGGTCTGGCCGCTTCGACGAGGGCGAGACTGAAGGCGTTGGCTCCGACGACCAGCAGATGGGCCGGCTCGATGCGGGTCTCGACGAAGAGCTCGATCGGCTCGCTCCCGCCCTCCGGGGGCGCAAGGCGGATGCTGCCGGTGCGGCCGCTGCGGATAAAGGCCCCGACGCGCTGCGCGGCGGTCTCGACCACGGCTTCGGGCACCAGAGGATCGAGGCTGACAGCCAGAGCGTCGGTGCTCGGCCCCGTGCTCTCATCCACAGCGCTGGCCGAGACAGCTGCCGCTGGGGCACAGTCGTCATCGGCGGAAGGCAGGCGCATCACCACGGCTGTCGGTCCACTGTCCGATCGCAGACTGGGACAGCCTGAGCGGAAGGGCTGGATGAGCACGTCGATGCGGCCACCGCACATGAGTCCGACGGAAAAAGCATCCTCGTCGCTGTAGCCGAACTCCTGCACCGAGGCCTCGCCGGTGGCGAGCGCGTCCTGACACGCCTCGAGTACGGCTCCTTCCACACATCCCCCGGTGAGAGAGCCGACGATCCCTCCGGCGGCATCCACGAGCATCGATGTGCCGGCTGGGCGCGGAACCGATCCTTCGGTCGCGATGATCGTCGCGACGGCGACGTCCTGCGGCTCCTGCGAATCGAAGAGCCGCGTCACGGCAGCGGGAAGGACATCAAGCATGGACCGAGACTATACCGTCGGGAACGTCAGCGACAGAGCCTTGACGCGAACGGACTATTCCGGCAGTTCGTACGTCAGCCAGACACGATGGGTGCCGTCGGCTTCGTTCCTCAGTCCGCCGGTCCCAGTGATCCCGGCCAGGTCTCCGGTGCCGCTCGACGGGATGATGACGAACGATTCGTTGTCCCGGTCCTCACCGGTGGTCGTCGCCGAATGGGTGAAGTTGAAGGTGCCCGTGCGTTCGTGCAGCTTCCCTGCGAACGACTCCATGGCGACATAGCCGCCGACGTCGGTCGAATGGTCCACAGCGAAGGTGAACAACGTCGTCGAGTGCCCGCTGACTTCGCCGGTGAAATGCTTCTCCATCCGCGCGAGGCCGACCGGAGTGGCCGTGGTCGGCGTCTCCTCTCGCGGAAGACCGACGGGGGTGAACGTTTCGACGGTGAATTCTCCTGATGCGTCCATGCATCGGCCCTCTCTGCTGGCAGGTCCTCTCGTCCACGCTACCCTGAAAGTGATCGGGATGGGAGCGCACACGAAGACAGGTGCGAAGAGCGAGGAAATCTTCTCAGAGCCAGGGACGCATCGGCACCAGGGCACGTTCGGCGAGTTTCGTCAGGCGACGACGGTTGAGCCAGTCCGAACCGAGTTCGACACAGTGTGTGGAGTCGCTGTCGAACACCTTCTCCATCTCGGCGGCGAACGCCCGGTCGATGACTTCGACATTCGTCTCGTAGTTGTAGGACAGTGACAGTCGATCGATGTTCGCCGTGCCCACCGTCGACCATTCGCCGTCGACCGTCGCGACCTTCGAATGGATCATGCTCGCGGTGTAGAGCAGAACCGTGACCTTCGAATTGATCATCTGCTCGAAGAATCCTCGGGAGAGCCAATCGCCTAGGATGTGGTTCGACTCCTGCGGGACCATAACGCGCACATCCACGCCGCGCTCGGCCGCCTCGATGAGAGAGCGCAGCAGCTGTTGATCGGGGATGAAATAGGGAGTGGTCAGCCAGATCCGCTTCCGCGCACGGGCGAAGGCGTTGAGATACATGCTGCGAATCGGATAGACGAGGTGGATCGGGAGGTTCGCTGAGACCCGCAGCTTCGACTCCCAAGCGGCGGGCGGAACCCAGGCGATCTGTTCGCCGGTGTCGTGGAATTCGTTCCACCCTTCCGCGATGGTCTGTCGCAGGCCCCAGGTCCCGGGACCGACCGATCGCAGATGGGTATCGCGCCAGTGCCGGGCGTAGAGAGAGCCGATGTTGAACCCGCCGACGAAGGCCACATCGTCATCGATGACGAGGATCTTCGAATGGTTGAATCCCGAATGACGCAGAGGTCCTCTCCAGAACTTACGCCTCAGAGTCGGCATCCGGAGCACGTGGATGTCCGCCGAGAGCTGACGGTAGAAGGAGATGGGCACCGACAGGTTGGCGAAGCCGTCGTAGATGAGATGGATCTCCACACCGCGGGCAGAGGCGGCGTTGAACGCGTTGATGAATCGCTGCCCCACCTCGTCGTTCTTCCAGATGAACGTCTCCATGAGGATCGATTCACGTGCAGAACCGATCGCATCGAGCATGTCCTCGTAGAGAGTGGCGCCATCGGTGTAGATGTCGAGTTGTGACTGTTCGACCGTCGAACTGAACGTTCCCGGTCGCGGCGCGGGGCGCGACTTCCGCCCTCGTTTCTGGACGAGGTCGACAGCCATCGAGACGGCGACGGTCGCCGGCACCGCACTGACGAGGCCGGCGACCGCCCAGGGCACGATTCGCCGCAGACTGTCGGCTTGGCGGAGGGCAGGATTTCTCAGAGGAGACATCCGCTCACTCTATCTTGTCCGTCCTCTCCGCCTGTCTCAGCCGAAGATGCTCACTCCCCCGGGCCCGACGAGGCAACCGACGACGATGAGTACGACTCCCCAGAGAATCTGTTTCCTGAAGATGGCGAAGATTCCTGAGATGACGAGGATCGCTGCGAGGATCCAGAGAATGACTGCCATGGGTAGTACTCCTTCATTCGGTGATTGCGAAAGCTGCTTACCGGCAACCGGTTCGCCTTCGAACCGCCAATCTAACACCGCTGCGCTGCACTGACGGAATCGGTAGCCGGACGGTGGTGCCTCACCAGTAGGTCCGGAGGTGATCACTACGGGTGACGTCCAACGCGAATCAACTGAGTGCCTCCGGCGGCCGAAAGTCGCCCCCGACCCGCTGCAGATCGCCAAGGGGTCTAGCCAGTGTTCGAAACCTGCGTTTCAATGGGGTCATGAGAGCTATCTGGACCGGATCCATCGCCTTCGGCCTCGTGAATGTGCCCGTGAAGCTGTATTCGGCCACGGAGAACCACGACGTGAGAATGCACCAGGTCCACGCGAAGGACGGCGGGCGGATCCGCAATCAGCATCGGTGCGAGAACTGCGGGAAGACCGTCGAGTACGACGACATCGACAAGGCCCATGACGACGGCGAGCATCGCGTCGTCCTCACCGACGAAGACCTCGAGGCCCTTCCCGCAGAGGACAACGACGACATCGACGTCCTCCAGTTCGTGCCCAGTGACGAAATCGACCCCATCATGCTGGAGAAGTCCTATTTCCTCGAGCCGACGTCGAAGACGCCGAAAGCCTACCTTTTGCTGCGCCAGACGCTTGAGGACACGGAGCGGACCGCGATCGTCAAACTCACCCTGCGCACCAGGACGCGCCTGGCCGTGTTGCGAGTGTGCGGAAAAGTCCTCATGATTCAGACCCTGCGCTGGGCCGATGAGATCCGTGACGTCGACTTCAAGGGCGTGAACTCGAAGGCGAAGATTTCGGACAAAGAGCTCGAGATGTCAAAGAAGCTCGTGGAATCGTATTCCGAGGACTTCACCCCCGAGGAGTTCAGCGACGACTACCAGGTCGAACTGCGCAAACTCATCGACGCGAAGATCGAATCGGGAGAGAGTTTCGATGTGGAGAAGACCTTCGCCGAGGACGACGCCGAGGAGGACTCCGGAGGCGACGTCATCGACCTTATGGAGGCCCTGCGGAAGTCCGTGGACAGTTCTCGATCATCGAAGCAGGGAACCTCAGGCAAGAAGTCGAGCGCAAAGAAGACCTCATCGAAGAAGTCGTCAGCCGCGAAGAAACGCACCGGATGAGGAGACTCTCACGAGGAAGCTGCAGGAGGATACCCCGTGCATCCGTCCAGAGACTCCCCGCAGAGACACCACCAGTCTGACCGAAACTGCGAACCGACCACGAAGGAGCTGTTCCACTGTGCCGAAGACGACGAAGACAGGAAAGCCGAAGGAGAGCGAGCTGCCCTCGACGCTGGAGAAGTCGAGCAAGAAGGCACAGCGGACCTTCGCGAAGGCCTACGACTCGGCCATCGACGAATACGGGGACGAGAAGCGCGCCCACCAGGTCGCCTACGCCGCCCTCAAACACAGCTATGAGAAGGTCGGCGACAAGTGGGAGGCGAAGGACTCCTCCGGCCCGTCAGATACTCAAAGCTCCGGCGGCAAGAACACCGACCGCCCGACCGCGGGCGGAGTCGACGCGAACGCCTCGAAGGATCACCTTTACGAACAGGCGAAGAAGCTCGACATCTCGGGACGCTCGTCGATGACGAAGAAGGAACTGATCGACGCGCTCGAGAAGGAGAGCAAGCGGAAGACGAAGCAGAATTCCTGACACCGCCCCGAAGCGGCGAAACCGAAGCGGAAACGACCGCCAACGATAAAGGAGGAAGACGATGAGCGACCAGCTGACCTTCCAGGACCCCACCACCCGCTTTCCCGACATCACGCCGCCGAAGCAGGATCAACCCGAACCGGGCCTCGACGCGGAACTCATCCCCGGCACAGATCGCGGTGAGGACAGCTACACCGGCACAGGCAGGCTCCGCGGCCGCAGGGCACTCATCACCGGCTCGGACTCCGGCATCGGAGCCGCGGTTGCGATCGCCTTCGCCCGAGAGGGAGCCGACGTCGCCCTGTCCTATCTGCCCGCCGAGGACGAAGACGCCCAGCACGTATGCGAGATCATCCGAGGCGCCGGCCGCAAGGCCGTGCCTCTCCCGGGAGACCTGTCCGATCCCGAGTACTGCCGCGAAGTGGTCCGCCGGGCGGCAGAAGAACTGGGCGGACTCGACGCTCTGGTCAACAACGCCGGCCGACAGATCGCCGTCGAAGACATCGCCGACCTCACGGACGAGCAGTGGGAGAACACGTTCCGGACGAACATCCACGCAATGTTCCGGGTCTCCCAAGCCGCGCTCGAGTACCTCGAGCCCGGATCGACGATCGTCAACAGCACCTCCGTGCAAGCGTATTCGCCGTCCGCCCACCTCATCGACTATGCGTCGACGAAAGCGGCAATCAACAACTTCACGAAGGGGCTGGCAACTCAGCTGGCACCGAAGGGCATCCGAGTGAATTCCGTGGCACCGGGGCCGATCTGGACCCCGCTGCAGGTCTCGGACGGGCAGCCGAAGGACGCCCTGCCGTACTTCGGCAAGAACACTCCGCTGGGACGGGCAGGGCAGCCGACCGAGCTCGCACCCGCGTACGTCTTCCTGACCTCGTCGGAGTCGAGCTATGTCATCGGTGAGACCCTCAATGTCAACGGCGGCCAGCCCACCCCGTGAGCAATCGCTCCAGGGACGATCGTCGAAACGGTGGGACCGGAGGCGAGAGGAGCGCCGTCTTGATCCTAGGCCCTGTCCTGACCCGGTCGGCTGAACCCGTCATCAGCCAGCACGCCCTGCGGGCGGTCGGCTTCGGTCATGGCAGAGAGGAACCGCAGCACAGTCGCACGCTCCCGGCTGTTCAGGGCCGCGATCGCCTCGAAGCGACGGGCATGCTGGCGACCCACCGACTCGTGCGCTGCCTGCGCGGTCTCCTCTGTCACCTCGATGCTGGTGGTGCGCCTGTCGTGGGGGTGGGGAACCCGGATCAGGTGCCCACCGGCGACGAGGCGATCGACGAGCTTCGTCGTCGAGGCGCTGGAGATTCCGACGGCAGCAGCGATGTCCTTGGGAGTGACGACGAGCCCCTGCCGCTGCGCGCGGACGAGCAGGCGGATGGTGCGCATATCACTGTCGTTGAGCTGCATATACCGCCGCGACGCCTCGGCGAGGACGCGTTCGGCCTCATGCCACTGCCGCAGGGCCTCCATCAGCGCGGTGCACTCCGCGATCTCGGATTCGGACAGGGCCGAACGATCGGAGAACTCCGATTCGGTCGAGAAGTAGGTCAGCCCAGCTGCCTTCGAGTCTGCGGACGGCACGCTGACAGCATACCGCTGACGTGTTAGATTGAACTCTCGCCTGGCTAAAGAAATTGGAGAGCGTCCTGACCGTCGAATCCCGCCTCGTCGAAGTCCTCGCCGCTGCTCGGCGACGCTCTCGAATCCGCACTCAGCAGTATGCGCAGCTCTGGGAAGCGCTGTCGAGGATGGCGTTGGGCGGAAAGATGATCAGGCCCCGCCTGCTCATCGATGCCCATGAGGATCTCGCAGGGACGGCGACGTCGGCCGCGATCGACGCCGCCGGCGCGATGCAGCTGCTGCACATCGGCCTGATCATCCACGATGATGTCATCGACAACGACACCGTGCGTCGAGGGGAGATGAACATCACCGGTCAGTTCTCCTCCGAGGCCATGCTCCTCGGTGCCACGAGCGCCGCAGCGCAGACCTGGGGAACCTCCTCGTCCCTGCTCGCTGGTGACCTCATGCTCAACGAGGCCCAGTCCCTCCTGGCGCGCCTCGACCTCGACGCCCCGCGTCGGCTCGCCGTGCTCGACATCTACGATGAGACGATCGCGGAGAGCGTCGCCGGAGAACAGTCCGACGTGTGGCTGAGCCTCCACCTCGACGAGGCCGACTCCGGTGACGTGCTCACGATGATCGGATGCAAGACCGCCGCCTACTCGTTCGAAGCCCCGCTGGCCATCGCCGCTGTCCTCGCCGGAAGCGATGCCAGCCTGGTCGAGCGGCTGCGCGCCATCGGCCGCCGCATCGGCATCGTCTACCAGCTCAGAGACGATGTCCTCGGAGTCTTCGGCGATGAGCAGGAGACCGGCAAATCCGTACTCGGCGACCTCCGCGAAGGCAAGGAGACCCTGCTCGTCAACACGGCTCGAGCCCATTCGGCCTGGTCCCAGGTCGCCCATCTCTTCGGCGACCGGGGCCTCGACGCCGAGGGTGGCCTCCGGCTGCGGCAGGTCATCGAGGAGACCGGGGCGAGGGCGTACGTCGAATCGATGATCGCCGAGCACTGCGAGACCATCGCCGGGCTCATCGCCGAGGCGGAGCTTCCGCAGGCGCTTGCGGGCAGACTCGCGGACCTCACGTCCGCCTGCAGTCTGAGGTGCGCATGAGCGGGGCCGATCGGTGCCGGCCGAGCCGACGGGCGGTGCCCGGCGATGAGCCGGCCGGTCCCCCGGTCGAGCAGGTGCTTCTCGATCACGGTCCCGACCTTTGGCGCATCCGCTCCTTCGACGCCGCCCGCCAGGTGCTGCGGGCCCGACACCTTACGAAGCAGGCCGGATTCACCGCAGAGCGGATCCCACGCGGCGTCTTCCGCCGACACCCGATCCTCATATCCGACGGGGAGCCCCATGACTTGCAGCGCCGAGAGCTCGCCCGCTTCTTCGCCCCCGCTGTGATCGCCGACAGGTACGGCGAGCGCATCGATGCTCTCGCGCAGGACACGGTCGACCGGATTGCCGCGGCCGGCCGGTGCCGTCTCGACGAGGTGGCTCTGCACTTCTCCGTGGCCGTGACCTCCGAAGTCGTGGGACTGACCGAATCCCCCATCGTGGGCATGTCGCGGCGGCTCGAGGGATTCTTCACCCAGCCGCCGGTCGACCTCACCGCCCCCGGTTGGGGACGGACCCGGAAGCAGTGGCTGCAGGCTGCGATCAACGGTCTTGTCCCGATCGCTCGGTTCTATCTCGCCGACGTTCGTCCGGCGATCCGGGCCCGGCGCCGCAGGCAGCGCGATGACGTCCTGTCCCATCTCATCGGGACCGGACACAGCACGTCGGACATGCTCGTTGAGTGCGTCACCTACGGCACAGCCGGGATGGTCACCACCCGCGAATTCATCACTATGGCGTGCTGGCATCTGCTCTCAGATGACGAACTCGGGGCGGAGTACCTCGCAGCCGACCAGTCGCGGCGGTTGGAGATCCTCGAGGAGATCATTCGTCTCGAACCCGTCGTCGGCCACCTGTTCCGACGCGCGCAGACCGACATCGAGGTGACGGCACCGGATCGCACCGTGACGATCCCTGCCGGGGACCTCATCGACGTCTGCGTCCGCGCGACTAACACCGATGAAGAGGCGATGGGGCCCGAGGGGCATTCCCTGTGCCCCATGCGACACACCACCGGAGCCGTCCCGGCCGTCGGCATGAGCTTCAGCGACGGGGCGCACAAGTGCCCGGGGCAGTCGCTGGCGCTGTTCGAGACCGATGCGCTCGTCCACCGCCTGCTTCGCCGCGGACCGCGACTGGTTGCCGAACCGGAGATCGGCTGGGACAGCGTCATCTCTGGCTATCGGCTGCGCGGATTCCAACTGGCCTTCGACGAGGGCTCCTGCCCGGAGAGGAGACTGTCGTGAGCGCCTTCGAGTATCTGCTCCTCATGGGTGCCTGCGTCCTCATCACCCTGCCCCTGGAGCTGTTCTTCCGGGCTCGGGTGTACCGCCGGTGGAGAACCGTGCTGTGGGCGCTCGTGCCCGTCATCGTCGTCTTCTGTCTCTGGGACGTCGTGGCCATCGCCCGCGACCATTGGGTGTATAACCCGCGGTTCGTCACCGGCATCCACCTCGGCAATCTGCCGCTCGAGGAGCTCGTGTTCTTCATCGTCATCCCTCTGTGCGCCCTGCTCAGCTATGAGGCGGTCGGCACCGTGCTCACAGCTGTACGCAAGCGCGTCAGGCCCGAAAGTCCGCCCCGCCCAGACAGTTCGCCCCGGCCCGCCGGACAGCCCCGGCCACAGGAGCACGCTGACAGGCGCTCCGAGTCCGGAGGAGGTGACGAACGATGAGTATCCCCGAATACACGATCATGACCGTCGCCGGAATGATCCTCATCGTCGGCCTCGAGCTGTTCGTCTTCCGCTCAGGCATATTCCGCCGGGCGAAGTACTGGGCGGCGCTGAGCATCTGCCTGGTCTTCCAGTGCTTCGTCGACGGCTGGCTGACGAAGCTTTCGGATCCCATCGTCATCTACAATCCGGAGGGGCTGAGCGGCATCCGGTTCCCGTGGGACATCCCGATCGAGGACTTCGGCTTCGGCTTCGCCATGATCACTGCCGTCCTCATGCTCTGGCAGTGGCGCCTCAACCGACAGACTGTTTCAATGTCGGCCACCGGAGAGGAGAACACATGAGCCGTCCTGCCTCCCAGCCGCGCCCCCGCGACCGGCACGCGATCCTCACGCCCTCCCACCCGGGGCGTCCGCGACTGCTGCGGCCCAAGCGAGTGACCGTCGTCGGCGGAGGCATCGCCGGACTGGCCGCGGCCACGGTCCTCGCCGAGCACGGGGCCACTGTGCACCTGGTCGAAGCCGAGTCCAGCCTCGGCGGACGAGTCCGGGCCTGGAGCCTCGACGGGGGCCGGACTATGAGCCGCGGATTCCATGCCTTCTTCCGTCAGTACTACAACCTCCGCAGCCTGCTCGCACGCACCGACCCCAGCCTCGACCGGCTGGTCCCGGTCACGGACTATCCGCTCGTGGGTCGGGACGGTCTGCGCGACTCCTTCGCCCGGATTCCGCGGACTCCCCCGCTCAGTCTCGCGGGATTCGCGCTCACCAGCCCGTCCTTCCCGCTGCGCGGTCTGGCCGACGTCGACCTGACGACGGCGTTCGAACTCATCGACGTCGACTTCCCGGACTCCTATCGACGCTACGACGGAGAGTCGGCCGAGCAGTTCCTCGACCGACTGCGGTTCCCGGTCGGGGCGCGGCATCTCGCGCTCGAGGTCTTCGCCCGCTCGTTCTTCGCCCACCCCGCGGACTTCTCCGCCGGGGAGCTCGTCGCGATGTTCCACACATACTTCACTGGCTCCGCCGAAGGGCTGCTCTTCGACGTCCCCGACGACGACTACGACACCGCACTGTGGTCTCCCCTGAGCGAATACCTCGCCGAGGCGGGGGTGCGGATCGAGACCGATACCGCGGTCACCGCGCTCCGCTCTCCGGGCAGAGCGGGCCGCACCGGGTGGCGCGTCGAGACGACGAGCGGGACGCTCGAGAGCGATGCTCTCGTGCTCGCCACCGATCCGCGGAGCACTCGAACGCTGCTGGCCGGACTCGAGGACTCGGTCGACACCGACGCGCTCGGACACGCGCCCGGCTCACCGGCCGCAGGCACGGGAGCTCGCGAGCGGTGGCTGAACAGCGTCACCTCGCAGCGGAACGCCCCGCCGTTCGCGGTGCTCAGACTGTGGCTGGAAGACGAGGTGGATCCGAGCCGACCGGCTTTCCTCGGCACGACCGGCTATGCGCTGCTCGACAACATCTCGGTCCTCGAACGCTTCGAGGCCGGGGCGGAGAGGTGGCGGCATACGCACAGCGGCTCTGTCGTCGAACTCCACGCCTATGCGCTCGGCACCGCTCATCGGGGCGGCGCGCGAGCGATGTTCGAGTCCGAAGACGTCGACCGGGAAGCCGTGACACGCCAACTGCTGGCCGACCTCCAGGCTGTCTACCCAGAGACAGCCGACATCGCCATCACCGCCCAGGAGCTGCTCATCGCCGACGACTGCGCTCTCGCCGACACGCGGGCGTACAGCGACCGCCCCGGCGTCACCACCGCGTTTCCGGGACTGGTGCTCGCCGGCGACGCCGTCGCCTGCGAGGCGCCCGTGGCGCTCATGGAACGCGCGGCGACGACGGGGTTCATGGCCGCGAACGAACTGCTCGCCGGTTGGCGGGTGGAGGGAACCGAGATCTGGTCACCGCCTCGGCGCGGTCTGCTCCGGCGGGGTCTCCTCGGCGCACTGCGCGGACGCAGGGCAACGAGGCACAGGCGTGGAGCACCGGCCGAGGGCTGACTGCCGGTCGCGAAGCCCCGTCACCGGCTCAGGTCGGCAGCGGTCCCGGGCTGGAGTCTCCGCGGAGGCGTTTGAGGACGAGCTCGGCGCTGATGAGGCACATCGGCACACCGACGCCGGGCGTCGTGGTGGCGCCGGCATAGAACAGCCCGTCGACAGTCTTCGAGGCGTTCTGCCGTCGGAACATCGCGCTCTGTCGCAGTGTGTGCGCAGGTCCGAGCATTCCGCCGAGCCAGGAGTTGAATCCTTCGGCGAAGTCTGTCGGGCCCTGGGTTCTGCGCACTCTGATCCGTCGGCGCAGGTCTGGGATGTCGGCCCACCGGGCGATCTGGTCGATCGCACGGTCGGCGGCCGTCTCGATCCGCGGGTCGCCTCCACCGTCGTCTCCCCCGGCCCCGAGTCCAGCATCGGCGGGGACGGGGATGAGGAGGAAGAGGTTCTCGTGCCCGGGCGGAGCGACAGTGGGATCGGTGGCGCTGGGACGACAGACATAGATCGATGCCGGTGAGGGGATCTTCTGCCTGGACCCGAAGATCGCGTCGAAGTTCGCCGCCCAGTCCTCGGTGAAGAACAGCGAATGGTGCGGCAGCGCCTCGAGTTCGCCTTCGATGCCGAGGAAGACGAGCACCGCGCCGGGACCGCTCGTCACCGACGTCCAGGTGCGTTCAGGGAAGCTCTGGTCCTCGGGAGAGAGCAGTCTCGTCTCCGTGTGGTGGAGGTCGGCGGCGGAGACGACGACATCGGCAGAATGCGTGTGTGCGCGTCCGTCCTCGTCGGTCCAGTTCAGGCCGGTGACTCGACGTCTGGTTCGGCCGCGCCCGGCTGGTCCGCGCTCGGCTCGGCCGCGCCCTGCTGCCTCGGTGTCGATGTGCGTGACATCGGCTCCCGTGTGCAGACGCACCCCGGAGCGTTCGGCCAACCGGACCAGGGCGTCGATGATCGTATGGAACCCTCCCATGGGGTAACTGACACCTTGGGCGAGGTCGAGCGTGCTCATGAGGTGGTAGATCGCCGGTGCCCGCCTCGGGTCGGCGCCGAGGAAGATCGCGGGGTACTGGAGGATCTGGCGCAGCACCGGGTCGCTGAACGAGGATTCAGAGAAGCCGGCCAGCGACGTCCCCATCTGCCGGACCAGTTTCGGGAGGCCGCCGAGGATGTCCTGATGGAGCAGGGACCGCGGCGAGGTGAAGGGGTTGTAGAGGAAGTGAGCGAGCGCGAGCTCCTTCGTGTGCTCGGCCGAGACGAGATAGTCGTCGAGCGCGCCTCCCGCGCCTCGCTCGACGCTTTCGAAGGTCGCCCGCACCCGGGACCTGCCCTGCGGGATCGTCAGTTCTCGCGTGCGCCCCGGGCCTCCCGTGCTCTCATCGACCGGCCCCGGTGGGCTGAATACGGTGTAGCCGGGATCGAGCGTGCGGAGGTCGAGTTCGGCCTCGGCGCTGGTGCCGGCGAGAGCGAAGAAGTGTTCGAAGACCTCGGGCATGAGATACCAGGAGGGCCCGGTGTCGAAACGGAAGCCCTCACGCTCGAACACGCCGATGCGCCCACCGAGTTCGGTGTTCTTCTCGAACAGGTCGACCGAGTGCCCTTCGCGGGCGAGGAGGATAGCTGTGGCCAGCCCGGCGGCTCCCCCGCCGATGATGCCGGTGCGCGGGCTGCTGACGGCACCGGAGCCGCTCCGCCGGTTCACTTCCGACCTTCGCGGGCTGAAGTCATGACTGCGTGGGCTGTCAGTCGAGCCTTCACGGCGCTCGGGACCCGCACCCGCTGGCGGTAGAGCTCGGCGACGGGAGTAGAGGCGATCCTCTCGGTGAGCGCGGTGAAGAGCGCGCAGGCGCAGCGGACCGCAGTGCGCGCGTCCTTCGGCAGTCCGGTGATGGCATCCTGGGCGGCGTCGAGCTGCTCCCGGATCGTGTTCACCCATTCGGCTTTCTCAGCCTCGGTGAGTCGGTGTCCGGAGGTGAGGTAGCTGCGGCCGAGGCGCTGATCATCATCGGCCAGGTCGCGCAGGAAGTTGACATTCTGGAACGCCGCTCCCAGCTGCCGTGCGCCGTACTCGAGCCGGGCGACCTCGGCGGGGGTGCGGTCGAGATCGATGAGGAAGACCTTGAGGCACATGAGTCCGACGACCTCGGCGGACCCGAAGACGTACTCGGCATGTTCGTTCGCATTGAAGCCGCGGACCGGCGTCGTCATCCCCGCATCGGTCGCAAGACCGGAACCAGTATCCGCGGGATCGAGGTCTGCTCGCATC from Brevibacterium sp. JSBI002 includes the following:
- a CDS encoding cytochrome P450, coding for MSGADRCRPSRRAVPGDEPAGPPVEQVLLDHGPDLWRIRSFDAARQVLRARHLTKQAGFTAERIPRGVFRRHPILISDGEPHDLQRRELARFFAPAVIADRYGERIDALAQDTVDRIAAAGRCRLDEVALHFSVAVTSEVVGLTESPIVGMSRRLEGFFTQPPVDLTAPGWGRTRKQWLQAAINGLVPIARFYLADVRPAIRARRRRQRDDVLSHLIGTGHSTSDMLVECVTYGTAGMVTTREFITMACWHLLSDDELGAEYLAADQSRRLEILEEIIRLEPVVGHLFRRAQTDIEVTAPDRTVTIPAGDLIDVCVRATNTDEEAMGPEGHSLCPMRHTTGAVPAVGMSFSDGAHKCPGQSLALFETDALVHRLLRRGPRLVAEPEIGWDSVISGYRLRGFQLAFDEGSCPERRLS
- a CDS encoding lycopene cyclase domain-containing protein; its protein translation is MSAFEYLLLMGACVLITLPLELFFRARVYRRWRTVLWALVPVIVVFCLWDVVAIARDHWVYNPRFVTGIHLGNLPLEELVFFIVIPLCALLSYEAVGTVLTAVRKRVRPESPPRPDSSPRPAGQPRPQEHADRRSESGGGDER
- a CDS encoding polyprenyl synthetase family protein, which gives rise to MESVLTVESRLVEVLAAARRRSRIRTQQYAQLWEALSRMALGGKMIRPRLLIDAHEDLAGTATSAAIDAAGAMQLLHIGLIIHDDVIDNDTVRRGEMNITGQFSSEAMLLGATSAAAQTWGTSSSLLAGDLMLNEAQSLLARLDLDAPRRLAVLDIYDETIAESVAGEQSDVWLSLHLDEADSGDVLTMIGCKTAAYSFEAPLAIAAVLAGSDASLVERLRAIGRRIGIVYQLRDDVLGVFGDEQETGKSVLGDLREGKETLLVNTARAHSAWSQVAHLFGDRGLDAEGGLRLRQVIEETGARAYVESMIAEHCETIAGLIAEAELPQALAGRLADLTSACSLRCA
- a CDS encoding lycopene cyclase domain-containing protein; translation: MSIPEYTIMTVAGMILIVGLELFVFRSGIFRRAKYWAALSICLVFQCFVDGWLTKLSDPIVIYNPEGLSGIRFPWDIPIEDFGFGFAMITAVLMLWQWRLNRQTVSMSATGEENT
- the crtI gene encoding phytoene desaturase family protein, whose protein sequence is MNRRSGSGAVSSPRTGIIGGGAAGLATAILLAREGHSVDLFEKNTELGGRIGVFEREGFRFDTGPSWYLMPEVFEHFFALAGTSAEAELDLRTLDPGYTVFSPPGPVDESTGGPGRTRELTIPQGRSRVRATFESVERGAGGALDDYLVSAEHTKELALAHFLYNPFTSPRSLLHQDILGGLPKLVRQMGTSLAGFSESSFSDPVLRQILQYPAIFLGADPRRAPAIYHLMSTLDLAQGVSYPMGGFHTIIDALVRLAERSGVRLHTGADVTHIDTEAAGRGRAERGPAGRGRTRRRVTGLNWTDEDGRAHTHSADVVVSAADLHHTETRLLSPEDQSFPERTWTSVTSGPGAVLVFLGIEGELEALPHHSLFFTEDWAANFDAIFGSRQKIPSPASIYVCRPSATDPTVAPPGHENLFLLIPVPADAGLGAGGDDGGGDPRIETAADRAIDQIARWADIPDLRRRIRVRRTQGPTDFAEGFNSWLGGMLGPAHTLRQSAMFRRQNASKTVDGLFYAGATTTPGVGVPMCLISAELVLKRLRGDSSPGPLPT
- a CDS encoding FAD-dependent oxidoreductase, with product MSRPASQPRPRDRHAILTPSHPGRPRLLRPKRVTVVGGGIAGLAAATVLAEHGATVHLVEAESSLGGRVRAWSLDGGRTMSRGFHAFFRQYYNLRSLLARTDPSLDRLVPVTDYPLVGRDGLRDSFARIPRTPPLSLAGFALTSPSFPLRGLADVDLTTAFELIDVDFPDSYRRYDGESAEQFLDRLRFPVGARHLALEVFARSFFAHPADFSAGELVAMFHTYFTGSAEGLLFDVPDDDYDTALWSPLSEYLAEAGVRIETDTAVTALRSPGRAGRTGWRVETTSGTLESDALVLATDPRSTRTLLAGLEDSVDTDALGHAPGSPAAGTGARERWLNSVTSQRNAPPFAVLRLWLEDEVDPSRPAFLGTTGYALLDNISVLERFEAGAERWRHTHSGSVVELHAYALGTAHRGGARAMFESEDVDREAVTRQLLADLQAVYPETADIAITAQELLIADDCALADTRAYSDRPGVTTAFPGLVLAGDAVACEAPVALMERAATTGFMAANELLAGWRVEGTEIWSPPRRGLLRRGLLGALRGRRATRHRRGAPAEG